The Lepeophtheirus salmonis chromosome 1, UVic_Lsal_1.4, whole genome shotgun sequence genome has a segment encoding these proteins:
- the LOC121131793 gene encoding LOW QUALITY PROTEIN: cilia- and flagella-associated protein 298-A-like (The sequence of the model RefSeq protein was modified relative to this genomic sequence to represent the inferred CDS: deleted 1 base in 1 codon) — protein MVLLTIKNNDEKIFTYEVTLNTQVEKVLTEVVRLKNGVEKINRLAESVQDLITYGVSWPPERRGLLVEQAQELRLDPNLDLSSRYPLRNGLKFSSNPDPLLKRSGLSISDSESCRVLLESTTAAKNLSKSDPLKWEHIKNGLDIMKGALNIVFPKGIPLFDPVRMELDNREEVESSNLWDPTVYGLWFTSKCLEDSEPLYKYLGKNEKSKCIIKVSKRGQGPPPKEKPFSDEEEKKLLLEQYKRSEVLKKLAKQEDESSSAWADNDELKKKFTGLEHISWKTGFY, from the exons ATGGTACTTTTaacgataaaaaataatgatgaaaagaTATTCACCTATGAGGTAACATTAAATACCCAAGTGGAGAAGGTATTGACAGAAGTTGTTCGTTTAAAAAATGGAGTTGAGAAAATTAATCGATTAGCAGAAAGCGTCCAGG atcTAATTACGTATGGAGTATCTTGGCCTCCGGAACGTCGCGGCCTTCTTGTTGAACAAGCTCAAGAATTACGCCTGGACCCTAATCTAGACTTATCTTCTCGATATCCACTCCGAAATGGGCTGAAATTCTCTTCAAACCCTGATCCCCTCTTAAAGCGATCAGGACTCTCTATATCGGATTCTGAGTCATGTAGAGTCCTGCTTGAATCCACTACAGCCGCCAAGAATCTCTCCAAGAGCGACCCTTTAAAATGGGAGCATATCAAAAATGGTCTGGACATTATGAAAGGAGCCTTGAATATCGTGTTCCCCAAAGGAATCCCTCTCTTTGATCCTGTGAGAATGGAATTAGATAATAGAGAGGAAGTTGAGTCTTCTAACCTCTGGGACCCTACAGTGTATGGCCTATGGTTCACTAGTAAATGTTTGGAGGACTCAGAGccattgtataaatatttgg GTAAAAACGAAAAGtcaaaatgcataattaaagtAAGCAAGCGTGGACAAGGCCCTCCTCCAAAGGAGAAACCATTTAGCGATGAAGAGGAAAAGAAGTTGCTTCTCGAACAATATAAAAGGTCTGAAGTTCTTAAAAAGCTTGCCAAACAGGAAGATGAATCCTCTTCTGCTTGGGCCGATAAtgatgaa ttaaaaaaaaagtttactggACTAGAGCATATCTCCTGGAAAACGGGGTTTTATTAA